Proteins encoded together in one Vigna angularis cultivar LongXiaoDou No.4 chromosome 5, ASM1680809v1, whole genome shotgun sequence window:
- the LOC108339780 gene encoding protein FAF-like, chloroplastic yields the protein MTNNDNINNVNNKLQGQSLLYSSSSSVRREEDTIMQKQGIITILDSNTDTISSASSLRRTLSADMSSKNWLSQTIAPSEELVHAKTIAHSEDDESNNKELDDEAERERLEIWSSIQRNKKEEQEKSGSFDTWNSIISLKGKDEISKSLPASPYVHPLVKRSKSCLSEKSLQICTESLGSETGSDGLVSSYSSSETGNTEEEEKVVEPTIQEEEEEEDLNNYASVVATKKASSPTRAFPPPLPSLSHQQAGPSLHMRSRRDNGRLVLEAVSVPSHNNFSIQRQGGRLVLSFSNHREEEEEEEENNGCPEQEYLEELESEEEEYSFGTKPRVSSTGFNSGFMEYESVMEKGPLLSCGVTSNVQGLALMMNNKNKTIGAVNKNPKWSEKFSEMTNFNDVNVTQSLPPMPRVARLIPSAPAVAAAAASFNFNAYEYYWRTNSAPSKSTSVKLNPLDQNKKHHQNHQENMKSKVVVSRDMNKMVPREQQQVLVLRGKNGDYLVHNLKSCKDSRRSFMFWEPYCIATS from the coding sequence ATGACCAACAACGACAACATCAACAATGTCAACAACAAGCTCCAAGGCCAAAGCCTGctatattcttcttcttcctctgtgAGGAGAGAAGAAGATACGATCATGCAGAAGCAGGGCATCATCACCATTTTGGACTCAAACACAGACACAatttcttctgcttcttctctGCGAAGAACTCTCTCGGCAGACATGTCCTCAAAGAATTGGCTCTCTCAAACCATTGCTCCTTCCGAAGAACTCGTGCATGCCAAAACCATTGCTCACTCGGAAGATGATGAGAGCAATAACAAGGAGCTTGACGATGAAGCTGAAAGAGAGAGGCTCGAGATTTGGAGTTCCATCCAACGGAACAAGAAGGAGGAGCAAGAGAAATCAGGGTCATTTGATACGTGGAACTCAATCATATCCCTGAAAGGAAAAGATGAAATCTCGAAATCTCTTCCTGCGTCACCTTATGTTCATCCTCTTGTGAAAAGGTCCAAGAGTTGTTTGAGTGAGAAGAGCCTCCAAATCTGCACAGAGAGTCTCGGATCCGAGACCGGCTCTGATGGGTTGGTCTCTTCTTACTCTTCTTCTGAGACAGGGAATacagaggaagaagagaaagttgTAGAACCAACAatccaagaagaagaagaagaagaagatttgaaCAATTATGCTTCAGTGGTGGCTACAAAGAAGGCTTCATCACCAACACGTGCTTTCCCTCCTCCACTCCCTTCACTCTCTCATCAACAAGCTGGTCCTTCACTTCACATGCGTTCACGCCGTGACAATGGAAGGTTGGTTCTAGAAGCTGTTTCTGTCCCTTCTCACAACAATTTCAGCATTCAGCGTCAAGGTGGTCGCCTCGTCCTCTCTTTCTCCAATCACcgagaggaggaggaggaagaagaagagaataacGGTTGTCCGGAGCAAGAATACTTAGAAGAGTTGGAGTCTGAGGAAGAAGAATACTCTTTTGGGACGAAACCACGAGTATCTTCCACTGGATTCAATTCCGGCTTCATGGAATATGAGAGTGTAATGGAGAAAGGACCCTTATTGTCTTGTGGGGTGACAAGTAATGTTCAAGGGTTGGCTTTGATGATGAATAATAAGAACAAGACAATCGGGGCTGTAAACAAGAATCCAAAGTGGTCGGAGAAGTTCAGTGAGATGACCAATTTTAATGATGTTAATGTGACACAATCGCTGCCTCCGATGCCAAGGGTGGCAAGGTTGATTCCATCAGCACCAGCGGTGGCTGCAGCTGCAGCTTCTTTCAATTTCAATGCTTATGAGTACTATTGGAGAACCAACTCTGCTCCATCGAAAAGTACGAGTGTTAAACTTAACCCACTtgaccaaaacaaaaaacatcatCAGAACCATCAAGAGAACATGAAGAGCAAGGTTGTTGTCTCCAGGGACATGAACAAGATGGTTCCAAGGGAGCAACAACAGGTGTTGGTTCTAAGAGGGAAGAATGGTGATTACTTGGTTCACAATCTGAAGAGTTGCAAGGATTCTAGAAGGTCGTTTATGTTCTGGGAACCCTATTGCATTGCCACCTCTTGA
- the LOC108340160 gene encoding E3 ubiquitin-protein ligase PUB23 — MEVPALFLCPVSLQLMRDPVTVCTGITYDRQNIERWLFSCKNNKTCPVTRQSLSHTDLTPNHTLRRLIQAWCDHNACLGHETFSSPNPTIDQTEIVKLLLEAKKFPEKQLKCLSRLQYIALESESNKICLESAGAIDFLASTMMINSTGMSEAAIKIMFHLNPSESQLKNLMNNEGIQFVESLLHVLKLGKCQSRSYTIFLLKSALKVASPTQLNNVTTELFLEIIRVLRDQISREASKAALKLLVELCSWGRNKIKAVESGGVLVIVELLVDVSDRRACELMLIALDKLCGCAEGRAELVNHGAGIAVVAKKILRVSQVASDRGVKILTSICRYSATPRVLHEMLLFGAVSKLCLVLQVEGCFKAKERAKETLKLHSLVWRSSTCIPLPLLASYP, encoded by the coding sequence ATGGAGGTTCCTGCTCTTTTCCTCTGTCCAGTTTCATTGCAGCTTATGAGAGACCCCGTGACAGTGTGCACAGGAATCACATATGACAGACAAAACATAGAGAGATGGTTATTTTCATGCAAGAACAACAAAACCTGCCCTGTCACTAGGCAATCACTGTCACACACAGATCTTACTCCAAACCACACTCTCCGACGTTTGATCCAAGCTTGGTGCGACCACAATGCCTGCCTTGGACATGAAACCTTTTCATCTCCAAACCCAACCATTGATCAAACCGAGATTGTCAAACTTCTCTTAGAGGCAAAGAAGTTCCCAGAAAAACAGCTCAAGTGTCTTAGTAGGCTTCAATATATTGCTCTTGAAAGTGAAAGTAACAAAATCTGTTTGGAGTCTGCAGGGGCAATAGATTTCTTGGCTTCCACCATGATGATAAATTCAACCGGTATGAGTGAAGCAGCtataaaaatcatgtttcaCCTAAACCCTTCTGAATCTCAGCTTAAAAACCTGATGAACAACGAAGGGATTCAGTTTGTTGAGTCTTTGCTTCATGTCTTGAAGCTTGGAAAGTGCCAATCTCGAAGTTATAcgatttttttattgaagtcAGCACTTAAGGTGGCTAGTCCAACCCAATTGAACAATGTCACCACAGAGCTGTTTCTGGAGATAATTAGAGTGTTGAGGGATCAGATTTCACGAGAGGCTTCAAAGGCAGCTTTGAAACTTCTGGTGGAGTTGTGTTCATGGGGCAGGAACAAGATCAAAGCAGTTGAGAGTGGTGGAGTTTTAGTCATCGTTGAGCTACTTGTTGACGTGTCTGATAGGAGAGCATGTGAACTCATGTTGATAGCTTTGGACAAACTATGTGGTTGTGCAGAAGGAAGGGCTGAATTGGTGAACCATGGAGCTGGAATTGCTGTTGTGGCAAAGAAAATTCTGAGGGTTTCACAAGTGGCAAGTGATAGAGGGGTGAAAATTTTGACCTCCATTTGTAGGTATTCAGCCACCCCAAGAGTTCTTCATGAAATGCTGCTGTTTGGAGCAGTGTCAAAGTTGTGCTTGGTGCTTCAAGTGGAGGGTTGTTTCAAGGCCAAAGAAAGGGCAAAGGAGACACTCAAATTGCACTCTCTAGTCTGGAGGAGCTCCACATGCATTCCTCTTCCTTTGCTTGCATCTTATCCATGA